A window from Cellvibrio zantedeschiae encodes these proteins:
- a CDS encoding efflux transporter outer membrane subunit: protein MMFKLTRLSLALGLAAGMTLGLSACVSPPKEDTRITQIDSSKLGLSQNNSPRAAEGWWKVFGDAQLNQLIDDALVNSPSLGEALIRVRGAQAQAIAAGAKLRPGFAIDADETYQRLSENYIYPPKELGLGLSGGDKAWLGQTTLGMSWDLDFWGEQENLLKQARNKVVAAELDSATARLMLSGAMAQSYVDLFRSYALADIAQQNERQRETMLKITKSRVNAGLDTQLELKVAEAALPQARTARLQAEIQRDIAIHNLAALSGHGADAYDKIGRPQIAPDATLPLPNELTLDLLSRRPDILAAKARVEAATAGRAAAKAAFYPDINLKAFVGVQAVGLDKLSDSGSAIYGAGPALHLPVFDSQRLKAGYIGATAELDEAVASYNETLLKAVRDVADQLSRLESLKRQLAEANQTSMATEAAYKLAQSRYQAGLSSQLVVLNAETQVLNSRRDLVSLNTQLLITRVTLLLTFGGSFDPTSYPALAQGVTHE from the coding sequence ATGATGTTTAAGCTAACTCGCCTTAGCCTCGCTTTGGGGCTGGCAGCAGGGATGACGCTGGGTTTGTCTGCCTGCGTTTCGCCCCCGAAAGAAGACACCCGCATCACCCAAATAGATTCCAGCAAACTTGGTTTAAGCCAAAACAATTCACCCCGAGCAGCTGAAGGTTGGTGGAAGGTATTTGGCGATGCCCAACTGAATCAACTGATTGACGATGCGCTCGTCAACAGCCCAAGCCTTGGCGAAGCTCTAATCCGCGTGCGCGGTGCCCAGGCGCAGGCGATTGCCGCAGGTGCAAAATTACGCCCCGGCTTTGCGATTGATGCTGATGAAACCTATCAACGCCTGTCTGAAAACTACATTTACCCACCCAAAGAGCTTGGCCTCGGTTTGTCCGGCGGCGATAAGGCCTGGTTAGGGCAAACAACTTTGGGCATGTCATGGGATTTGGATTTTTGGGGCGAACAGGAAAACCTGCTCAAACAAGCGCGCAATAAAGTGGTGGCAGCAGAGCTGGATAGCGCTACAGCGCGTTTAATGTTGTCCGGTGCTATGGCCCAATCCTATGTGGATTTGTTCCGCTCTTATGCCTTGGCAGATATCGCCCAACAAAATGAACGCCAGCGCGAAACCATGCTGAAAATCACCAAAAGCCGTGTGAATGCCGGTTTGGATACGCAGCTGGAATTGAAAGTGGCTGAAGCTGCTTTACCGCAAGCGCGCACTGCACGTTTGCAAGCTGAAATCCAACGCGATATCGCCATCCATAACCTGGCGGCGTTGTCCGGTCACGGTGCCGATGCTTACGACAAAATCGGTCGCCCGCAAATCGCACCCGATGCAACCCTGCCCTTACCTAATGAATTAACACTCGATTTGCTGTCGCGTCGCCCTGATATTTTGGCCGCCAAAGCGCGCGTTGAAGCAGCCACGGCTGGCCGCGCTGCTGCCAAAGCTGCGTTTTATCCCGACATCAACCTCAAAGCCTTTGTGGGTGTACAAGCGGTTGGACTGGATAAGTTGAGCGATTCCGGTAGCGCCATTTACGGTGCAGGCCCCGCATTGCACTTGCCGGTGTTTGACTCACAACGCTTGAAGGCAGGCTACATAGGCGCAACCGCTGAACTGGACGAAGCTGTAGCCAGTTACAACGAAACCCTGCTCAAAGCCGTACGCGATGTGGCTGACCAGTTGAGCCGCTTGGAATCCCTCAAGCGACAATTGGCCGAAGCCAACCAAACTTCCATGGCAACCGAAGCTGCCTACAAACTGGCGCAAAGCCGTTATCAAGCCGGTTTGAGTTCGCAGCTCGTGGTGCTCAATGCCGAGACACAGGTGCTTAACAGCCGCCGCGATCTGGTATCGCTTAATACCCAATTACTCATTACTCGCGTCACGCTTCTGCTGACTTTCGGCGGCAGCTTCGACCCAACCTCTTATCCTGCTCTTGCCCAGGGAGTTACCCATGAATAA
- a CDS encoding DHA2 family efflux MFS transporter permease subunit, with amino-acid sequence MSTAAANNASGAPSVGLPMGLVATALALGTFMQVLDTTIANVSIPTIAGNLGVSPDQGTWVITSFAVANGISVPLTGWLMQRFGVVRTFVASVLLFTLASFLCGIAWSLPSLIAFRVLQGAVSGPMIPGSQALLLALFPPEKKGAALAVWSMTTLVAPICGPILGGFISDNYAWEWIFLINVPVGLFCAFVCWQGMKHKETPTRKLPVDGIGLGLLVVWVGALQIMLDKGKDADWFSSTFIIVMGLVALIGFITFLIWEFSQKHPIIDLSLFKNRNFSIGTLALCLGYGVFFGAVVLQPLWMQTWLGYNATWAGLIAAPSGVVAVLISPFVAKYMNRFDTRLFALFSFFMFGVSYFMRAGYTADASYSAYIMPLLVQGVAMAIFFIALLSIILDGVPPHQIPAASGLSNFLRIITGSFATSITTTFWDDHAALHQTRLAEMSSIYDSNVRESMDQLAAAGLNHTQSLAVLTRELGNQAHLMSALDFFWIAGWLCWGIAGLVMFTRRPQGGKPAAVAAD; translated from the coding sequence ATGAGCACGGCTGCGGCAAATAACGCGTCCGGCGCACCTAGCGTCGGGCTCCCGATGGGATTGGTCGCCACGGCGCTGGCGCTCGGCACCTTTATGCAGGTGCTGGACACGACCATCGCCAACGTGTCGATTCCCACCATCGCGGGAAACCTCGGTGTATCGCCCGACCAAGGTACATGGGTAATCACCTCTTTCGCGGTAGCTAACGGTATTTCGGTTCCGCTGACGGGCTGGTTGATGCAACGCTTCGGCGTGGTGCGTACTTTTGTAGCTTCGGTATTGCTGTTCACCTTGGCCTCGTTCCTATGCGGTATCGCCTGGAGTTTGCCTTCGCTCATTGCCTTCCGCGTATTACAGGGCGCCGTTTCTGGCCCCATGATTCCCGGTTCGCAAGCCTTACTGCTCGCACTTTTCCCACCGGAAAAGAAAGGCGCAGCACTGGCTGTTTGGTCGATGACCACTTTGGTCGCGCCCATTTGCGGGCCGATTTTGGGTGGGTTTATTTCTGATAACTACGCCTGGGAATGGATCTTCCTAATCAACGTTCCGGTTGGATTGTTCTGCGCCTTTGTCTGCTGGCAAGGCATGAAACACAAGGAAACTCCAACCCGTAAATTGCCAGTTGATGGCATTGGCTTGGGCTTGCTTGTTGTTTGGGTCGGCGCGCTGCAAATCATGCTCGACAAGGGCAAAGATGCAGACTGGTTTAGCTCAACATTTATTATCGTTATGGGCTTGGTTGCGCTGATTGGTTTTATCACTTTCCTGATTTGGGAGTTCAGCCAGAAGCACCCGATTATCGATTTATCACTGTTCAAAAACCGTAATTTCAGTATCGGCACTCTGGCGTTGTGCCTCGGTTACGGCGTGTTCTTTGGCGCAGTCGTGTTGCAGCCGCTGTGGATGCAAACCTGGCTGGGTTACAACGCCACCTGGGCTGGGCTAATCGCCGCACCCAGCGGGGTAGTTGCGGTGTTGATCTCGCCTTTTGTGGCGAAATACATGAACCGCTTCGATACCCGTTTATTCGCACTGTTTAGCTTCTTCATGTTCGGCGTGTCTTACTTTATGCGCGCCGGCTACACGGCAGATGCCAGCTACAGTGCCTACATCATGCCTTTACTTGTACAAGGAGTCGCTATGGCCATTTTCTTTATCGCCTTGCTATCCATCATCCTGGATGGCGTTCCACCGCACCAGATCCCGGCGGCATCCGGGTTGTCGAACTTCCTGCGAATTATTACCGGAAGCTTCGCTACCTCAATTACCACAACCTTCTGGGATGACCACGCGGCACTGCACCAGACGCGCTTGGCGGAGATGAGTAGTATCTATGACTCCAACGTACGCGAATCTATGGATCAACTCGCCGCAGCTGGCCTCAACCACACCCAATCGCTGGCGGTGCTAACGCGCGAGTTAGGCAATCAGGCGCATTTGATGTCCGCCTTGGACTTCTTCTGGATTGCGGGCTGGTTGTGCTGGGGGATTGCGGGCCTGGTAATGTTTACCCGTCGTCCGCAAGGAGGAAAACCGGCAGCGGTTGCAGCGGACTAG
- a CDS encoding M48 family metallopeptidase yields MDSKLVGVFLLALVSVMASAQEYTATFNPGYKPELSSDEGGFWYQVDKLEESIKVSPDRITDPALNNYVKNVTCKLAGEYCPYIRVYILRNPHFNAGMYPNGMMHVWSGLLLRTTSEAELAAVLSHEIAHFLRSHQITQWRKLRANASAAVFADMFLTMGLATLGVVQGAMSFSRTQETEADLYGLQLMVKAGYTPEKASELWEYVYNETKNDKSKEKESVFFASHPKSADRMTILAKKAQELRDTGRQYETKQSEYVANIIPYYFDFMSNHLELQDLGRTQVMLERQSAAGFPSADIAFFYGELAKLQTDNDAIAIEQYKKSISFPLHPAAAYRELGYLLTKSNSPDAKNYLEHYLAVAPNATDKDMVQYYIESVNK; encoded by the coding sequence ATGGACAGTAAATTAGTAGGAGTATTTTTACTTGCACTGGTAAGTGTTATGGCCAGTGCACAAGAATATACCGCAACTTTTAATCCGGGATATAAGCCTGAACTGTCGTCAGATGAAGGTGGTTTTTGGTATCAGGTTGATAAGCTTGAAGAATCGATCAAAGTATCACCTGATCGAATTACCGATCCGGCATTAAATAATTATGTCAAAAATGTGACCTGCAAATTAGCTGGTGAGTATTGTCCTTACATTCGGGTTTATATTTTGCGTAATCCACACTTCAATGCGGGTATGTATCCTAATGGGATGATGCACGTTTGGAGCGGCTTGTTATTACGTACTACCAGTGAAGCTGAGTTAGCTGCGGTTTTGTCGCACGAGATAGCGCATTTCCTTCGTAGCCATCAAATTACCCAATGGCGAAAATTACGTGCAAATGCATCGGCAGCTGTTTTTGCAGATATGTTTTTGACTATGGGATTGGCCACATTGGGCGTTGTTCAGGGAGCTATGTCGTTTAGCCGTACACAAGAAACTGAAGCTGATTTGTATGGCTTACAGTTGATGGTGAAAGCAGGGTATACGCCAGAGAAAGCATCTGAACTTTGGGAGTATGTCTACAACGAAACCAAGAATGATAAGAGCAAAGAAAAAGAGAGTGTCTTTTTCGCTTCTCACCCAAAAAGTGCTGATCGTATGACGATTCTGGCAAAAAAAGCACAAGAGCTTCGCGATACAGGTCGGCAATACGAAACTAAGCAAAGTGAGTACGTTGCCAATATTATTCCGTATTACTTTGATTTTATGAGTAACCATCTGGAGTTGCAGGATTTGGGGCGTACGCAAGTCATGCTTGAGCGACAATCAGCGGCTGGCTTTCCTTCGGCAGATATTGCTTTTTTTTATGGCGAATTAGCGAAATTGCAAACAGATAACGATGCAATTGCTATTGAGCAGTATAAAAAAAGTATTAGCTTTCCACTGCATCCAGCAGCGGCGTATCGCGAGTTGGGTTACTTGTTGACTAAAAGTAATTCTCCCGATGCAAAAAACTATTTAGAGCACTATCTTGCTGTTGCACCTAATGCAACAGACAAAGACATGGTGCAATACTATATTGAATCTGTTAATAAATAA
- a CDS encoding HlyD family secretion protein: MNNPATESPDNSKRNKRLLVLGAVVAISAIAYSAYYFLHSRYFEATDDAYVASDMVQITSEVSGTVMSVHVDNTQQVQRGQALIELDPADAQIAVAAAEAELARAVRTVRGLFSKSNGLNAVINARKVALQSAREDLQRRLKVAAEGGVSAEELQHSKDQVAQLEAALATSTEELETNNAQVENTTVANHPQVLAAVANLRQASLALKRTRIVAPVSGAVARRNVEIGSRIAAGTPLLAVVPLDNAWVDANFKEVQLEHMRVGQPVEVHSDMYGKDVTYHGKIAGLGAGSGAAFALLPPQNASGNWIKIVQRVPVRISLDPQELAKNPLRLGLSMHVEVDMHNTDGSLVASQVRAPQQVVANAEQDAKVDAKIADIIKRNSREPKTASGVL, from the coding sequence ATGAATAATCCTGCTACAGAATCCCCCGATAACAGCAAACGCAACAAACGCCTGTTGGTGCTCGGCGCCGTAGTTGCTATCAGCGCTATCGCCTACAGCGCATACTACTTTTTACATTCACGTTATTTTGAAGCGACTGACGATGCTTATGTGGCGTCGGACATGGTGCAAATTACCAGCGAAGTCTCAGGTACCGTCATGTCTGTGCATGTGGATAACACCCAGCAGGTGCAACGCGGCCAAGCCTTGATTGAGCTCGACCCCGCGGATGCACAAATTGCGGTTGCTGCGGCCGAAGCGGAATTAGCGCGAGCGGTGCGCACTGTGCGTGGGCTTTTCTCAAAATCCAACGGGCTGAATGCGGTGATTAACGCACGTAAGGTCGCCCTGCAAAGTGCGCGCGAGGATTTGCAACGCCGCTTGAAGGTAGCAGCGGAGGGCGGTGTTTCTGCCGAAGAACTGCAACATTCCAAAGACCAGGTTGCACAGTTGGAAGCAGCTCTTGCCACTAGCACAGAGGAATTGGAAACCAATAACGCCCAAGTCGAAAACACCACCGTTGCCAATCACCCCCAAGTGTTGGCTGCTGTGGCTAATTTGCGCCAGGCGTCGCTCGCGTTAAAGCGCACTCGTATTGTCGCCCCTGTAAGTGGTGCCGTTGCCCGTCGCAATGTGGAGATTGGCAGCCGTATCGCCGCCGGTACACCTTTGCTTGCTGTTGTTCCACTCGACAATGCCTGGGTTGATGCCAACTTTAAAGAGGTTCAACTGGAGCATATGCGCGTTGGCCAACCGGTTGAAGTGCACTCTGACATGTACGGCAAAGATGTGACCTATCACGGCAAAATCGCCGGTTTGGGTGCCGGTAGCGGCGCAGCGTTTGCCTTACTGCCACCGCAAAATGCCTCGGGCAACTGGATCAAGATTGTGCAGCGTGTGCCTGTGCGTATCTCGCTCGATCCGCAAGAGTTGGCGAAGAATCCGCTGCGTCTTGGTTTGTCCATGCACGTTGAGGTGGATATGCACAACACCGACGGTTCACTGGTCGCCAGCCAGGTTCGTGCACCGCAGCAAGTGGTAGCCAACGCAGAACAAGACGCAAAAGTCGATGCAAAAATTGCCGACATCATCAAGCGCAACAGCCGTGAGCCCAAAACTGCGAGCGGAGTTCTCTAA